Proteins from a single region of Mumia flava:
- a CDS encoding MMPL family transporter — protein MSSLLDRLGRATAAHPWRTITAWVVALAAALALAAAAGGTFQDDWDVPGAEAQRGLDTIREHLPSSGGASALVAVHDPDGDRLAAGDLTHLADQLGDVDHVVDVSPARVSDDGDTALLAVRYDVPVTHPDVMGALEPLEQAVDAAALDGVEVDFAGEVPSSAMEMSGRGELIGVGVALVLLILTFGSVVAAGLPIAVAVGGLALGTAGVTLLAATRDVSTTAPTVATMVGLGVGIDYALLLVTRFAERTSVGEPRVEAAGYANRTAGRSVVFAGITVLVSLMGLGLAGLPTYSAFGLATGITVVAVMAAALTLVPALCGLAGPRVLARRIRRGGPELVDPSRPSFTARWAARVGARPLPWALAALIVLLALAAPALGMRTFPQDASADPSSFTTRQAYDVVAAEMGPGANGTLTIVADLETLGPDGVEQTRAAVAEDARIVEVGPVVSSPDGAIALFEAQPAFGPTDERTADLIASLRDDVLPAFVDVTGSTAVLSDISSMLAERLWLVVAFVVGVSMLLLAVMFRSLVVPVKAAAMNLLSIAAAYGVVTLVFQHGWGSSLLGMDHAVPVSSWVPILMFAVLFGLSMDYEVFLLSRVREAWLATGDARGSVAAGLASSARVISAAAAIMVAVFLGFATESAVTVKMLGVGMAAAVALDATLVRLVLVPATMTMLGRWNWWLPSWLDRDGRNDGGSDRPLGSADDRPAVPVRI, from the coding sequence ATGTCCTCCCTGCTGGACCGCCTCGGGCGGGCGACCGCCGCCCACCCCTGGCGCACGATCACCGCGTGGGTGGTCGCCCTCGCCGCCGCCCTCGCTCTCGCCGCTGCCGCCGGCGGGACCTTCCAGGACGACTGGGACGTGCCCGGCGCCGAGGCGCAGCGCGGTCTCGACACGATCCGGGAGCACCTGCCCAGCTCGGGTGGGGCGAGCGCTCTCGTCGCCGTCCACGACCCCGACGGTGACCGGCTCGCCGCCGGCGACCTCACGCACCTCGCCGACCAGCTCGGCGACGTCGACCACGTCGTCGACGTGTCACCCGCCCGGGTCTCCGACGACGGCGACACCGCGCTGCTCGCGGTCCGCTACGACGTGCCGGTCACGCACCCGGACGTGATGGGTGCGCTCGAACCGCTCGAGCAGGCCGTCGATGCCGCCGCGCTGGACGGGGTCGAGGTCGACTTCGCCGGTGAGGTGCCCTCCTCGGCGATGGAGATGAGCGGACGCGGGGAGCTGATCGGCGTCGGGGTCGCGCTGGTCCTGCTGATCCTCACGTTCGGCTCCGTCGTCGCCGCCGGGCTCCCGATCGCGGTCGCCGTCGGCGGGCTGGCGCTCGGCACGGCCGGGGTCACGCTGCTCGCAGCGACCCGCGACGTCAGCACCACGGCACCGACGGTGGCGACGATGGTCGGCCTGGGCGTGGGGATCGACTACGCACTGCTGCTCGTCACCCGGTTCGCCGAGCGCACGAGCGTCGGTGAGCCGCGCGTCGAGGCCGCGGGCTACGCGAACAGGACCGCCGGGCGATCCGTCGTGTTCGCGGGCATCACCGTGCTGGTCTCGCTGATGGGGCTCGGGCTCGCCGGCCTGCCGACGTACTCGGCGTTCGGTCTGGCGACCGGGATCACCGTCGTCGCCGTGATGGCGGCGGCACTCACCCTGGTGCCGGCGCTGTGCGGTCTGGCCGGCCCACGCGTGCTCGCGCGCCGCATCCGCCGCGGCGGCCCCGAGCTCGTCGACCCCTCCCGGCCGTCGTTCACCGCGCGCTGGGCGGCACGTGTCGGTGCTCGACCGCTGCCCTGGGCGCTGGCGGCCCTGATCGTGCTGCTCGCCCTGGCCGCCCCGGCCCTCGGGATGCGCACGTTCCCGCAGGACGCGAGCGCCGACCCGAGCAGCTTCACGACCCGCCAGGCCTACGACGTGGTGGCCGCCGAGATGGGGCCCGGTGCGAACGGCACGCTCACCATCGTCGCCGACCTCGAGACGCTCGGCCCCGACGGCGTGGAGCAGACCCGCGCCGCGGTCGCCGAGGACGCCCGGATCGTCGAGGTGGGCCCGGTCGTGTCCTCACCCGACGGAGCGATCGCGCTGTTCGAGGCACAGCCGGCGTTCGGCCCGACCGACGAGCGCACCGCCGACCTGATCGCCTCGCTGCGCGACGACGTGCTGCCGGCCTTCGTCGACGTCACCGGCAGCACCGCCGTCCTGAGCGACATCTCGTCGATGCTCGCCGAGCGGCTGTGGCTCGTGGTCGCGTTCGTCGTCGGTGTCTCCATGCTGCTGCTGGCGGTGATGTTCCGGTCACTGGTCGTCCCGGTGAAGGCCGCGGCGATGAACCTGCTGTCGATCGCTGCGGCGTACGGAGTGGTGACGCTGGTCTTCCAGCACGGCTGGGGGTCGTCGCTGCTCGGGATGGACCACGCGGTGCCGGTCTCGAGCTGGGTGCCGATCCTGATGTTCGCGGTCCTGTTCGGCCTGTCGATGGACTACGAGGTCTTCCTGCTCTCCCGCGTCCGCGAGGCCTGGCTGGCGACCGGTGACGCACGCGGCTCGGTCGCCGCCGGGCTCGCGTCGAGCGCACGGGTGATCTCGGCTGCCGCGGCGATCATGGTGGCGGTCTTCCTCGGGTTCGCCACCGAGTCGGCCGTCACGGTCAAGATGCTCGGCGTCGGGATGGCCGCGGCGGTGGCGCTCGACGCCACGCTCGTCCGCCTCGTGCTGGTCCCCGCGACCATGACGATGCTCGGGCGGTGGAACTGGTGGCTGCCGTCGTGGCTCGACCGCGACGGACGCAACGACGGCGGCTCGGATCGCCCGCTGGGGTCTGCCGACGACCGCCCGGCGGTGCCGGTGCGGATCTGA
- a CDS encoding TetR/AcrR family transcriptional regulator → MSRLPSRREQYSEETREALLTTAAALFAQRGFTKTALSAVASEAQVTRGAVYHHFKDKQDLYRAVLERTEAAGMESIREAFLAHEDPATGAFAAMSAFLDHACDSDYAEIVLRQGPIALGWEDWKACEEEYAAGLIREIVTALVSAGRMAPLPIDTTASIAFSLLGGCAMTIAAADPGERGRVREEAGEVLGRLVSGLLV, encoded by the coding sequence ATGTCACGCCTCCCGAGCCGACGCGAGCAGTACTCCGAGGAGACCCGTGAGGCGTTGCTCACGACGGCGGCCGCGCTGTTCGCGCAGCGCGGCTTCACCAAGACCGCCCTGTCGGCGGTGGCCTCGGAGGCCCAGGTCACGCGGGGTGCGGTCTACCACCACTTCAAGGACAAGCAGGACCTCTACCGCGCCGTCCTGGAGCGGACCGAGGCGGCCGGGATGGAGTCGATCCGCGAGGCCTTCCTGGCGCACGAGGACCCGGCGACCGGCGCGTTCGCCGCGATGAGCGCGTTCCTCGACCACGCCTGCGACTCCGACTACGCCGAGATCGTGCTCCGCCAGGGCCCGATCGCGTTGGGGTGGGAGGACTGGAAGGCCTGCGAGGAGGAGTACGCCGCCGGGCTGATCCGCGAGATCGTGACCGCCCTGGTGTCGGCGGGACGGATGGCACCGTTGCCGATCGACACGACCGCGTCGATCGCGTTCAGCCTGCTCGGCGGCTGCGCCATGACGATCGCGGCAGCCGATCCGGGTGAGCGCGGCCGTGTCCGCGAGGAGGCCGGCGAGGTGCTCGGACGGCTCGTGAGCGGCCTGCTCGTGTGA